One region of Camelina sativa cultivar DH55 chromosome 6, Cs, whole genome shotgun sequence genomic DNA includes:
- the LOC109133363 gene encoding uncharacterized protein LOC109133363: MASEENGTCDPCKTFGQKCSHVVKKQRAKFYILRRCIAMLICWRDQNRDDA, encoded by the coding sequence ATGGCGTCGGAAGAGAATGGCACGTGCGACCCGTGCAAGACTTTTGGGCAAAAGTGCAGTCATGTCGTGAAGAAACAAAGAGCCAAGTTTTATATTCTTCGCCGTTGTATCGCCATGTTAATCTGCTGGCGCGACCAAAACCGCGACGACGCTTAa
- the LOC104792480 gene encoding RNA polymerase sigma factor sigF, chloroplastic isoform X1 has product MEATRNLVSSSSPPFQTKTHLKNYSSPSSVVMLHEQTATPVVNSRHLNSLSRHFPASVLSQEPREESRPLSHAFREDRTSQLTLERRQFDELVSSRDDEKFEQQLIQSAGLWNLLISPMITAEKQLPAVVSPLPDADLCDVVALAQKALSASKQAALLADDTEANPSDNSGDSLSTSSSISLPEKGTIVRSKRLQERRAKNRRAPKSNDVDDEGYVPQKLNAKKKYRQGVDSDDALQLFLWGPETKQLLTAKEEAELISHIQHLLKLEKVKTKLESQNGCEPTIGEWAEAMGLSSPVLKSEIHRGRSSREKLITANLRLVVHIAKQYQNRGLNFQDLLQEGSMGLMKSVEKFKPQSGCRFATYAYWWIRQSIRKSIFQNSRTIRLPENVYMLLGKVSEARKTCVQEGNYRPSKEQLAGHVGVSKEKLDKLLYNTRTPLSMQQPIWADQDTTFQEITPDSGIETPTISVGKQLMRNHVRNLLNVLSPKERRIIKLRFGIDGGKQRSLSEIGEIYGLSKERVRQLESRALYRLKQNMSSHGLHAYSDLLI; this is encoded by the exons ATGGAAGCTACGAGGaacttggtttcttcttcatctcctccgtTTCAGACAAAGACCCATCTCAAGAActactcttctccttcctctg TAGTGATGCTTCATGAGCAAACAGCAACTCCTGTAGTTAACTCACGTCATCTCAATTCTTTATCTCGACATTTTCCTGCGTCGGTTCTCTCACAGGAGCCACGGGAAGAGTCTAGACCTCTCTCACATGCCTTTAGAGAAGACAGAACCTCCCAG TTGACTCTGGAGAGGAGGCAGTTTGATGAATTGGTTTCATCTCGAGACGATGAGAAATTTGAACAGCAACTGATTCAGTCTGCTGGTTTATGGAATCT GTTGATATCTCCTATGATAACAGCTGAAAAGCAATTGCCGGCAGTTGTATCTCCCTTACCTGATGCAGATCTTTGTGATGTGGTTGCACTAGCTCAGAAGGCTTTATCAGCTTCAAAACAAGCTGCATTGTTAGCTGACGACACTGAAGCAAATCCATCTGACAACTCCGGGGATTCTCTCTCCACTAG CTCCTCCATCTCCTTACCAGAAAAGGGAACCATAGTGAGGTCAAAGCGGCTGCAAGAGAGACGAGCAAAGAACAGAAGGGCTCCAAAATCAAATGATGTGGATGACGAGGGTTATGTTCCTCAGAAACTTAATGCCAAGAAAAAGTATAGACAAGGGGTTGATTCTGATGATGCGCTTCAGCTCTTCTTGTGGGGACCTGAGACTAAACAACTTCTGACTGCTAAAGAGGAAGCTGAGCTGATATCACATATACAG CATTTGTTAAAGTTGGAGAAGGTAAAGACTAAACTTGAATCTCAAAACGGCTGTGAACCAACAATTGGTGAGTGGGCTGAAGCTATGGGGCTAAGTTCCCCTGTCTTGAAATCTGAAATCCACCGTGGTAGAAGTAGCCGAGAAAAGCTGATTACAGCAAACCTACGACTGGTAGTCCATATTGCAAAACAATATCAGAATCGTGGACTCAACTTTCAGGACTTATTACAG GAAGGAAGCATGGGGCTAATGAAGAGTGTAGAGAAGTTCAAACCACAATCCGGATGCAGATTTGCTACTTACGCCTACTGGTGGATTCGACAATCCATAAGAAAGTCTATATTTCAAAACTCCAGGACAATTCGTTTGCCG GAGAACGTATACATGCTACTAGGAAAAGTATCCGAAGCCAGAAAAACATGCGTGCAGGAAGGAAACTACCGTCCAAGTAAAGAGCAACTTGCAGGCCACGTTGGGGTTTCAAAAGAGAAGCTTGATAAACTGTTGTACAATACAAGAACACCTCTTTCAATGCAACAACCAATTTGGGCTGATCAAGACACCACTTTTCAG GAAATAACACCAGACAGTGGGATTGAGACACCAACGATTAGCGTGGGAAAGCAGTTGATGAGGAACCATGTACGGAACCTCCTCAATGTACTAAGCCCCAAGGAGAGAAGGATCATTAAGCTGAGATTTGGGATTGATGGAGGGAAACAGAGATCATTGTCGGAAATAGGAGAGATTTACGGACTGTCGAAGGAGAGGGTAAGACAGCTAGAGAGCCGGGCGTTGTACAGGCTTAAACAGAACATGAGCAGTCATGGACTCCATGCTTATTCTGATTTGCTTATCTAG
- the LOC104792480 gene encoding RNA polymerase sigma factor sigF, chloroplastic isoform X2 has translation MEATRNLVSSSSPPFQTKTHLKNYSSPSSVMLHEQTATPVVNSRHLNSLSRHFPASVLSQEPREESRPLSHAFREDRTSQLTLERRQFDELVSSRDDEKFEQQLIQSAGLWNLLISPMITAEKQLPAVVSPLPDADLCDVVALAQKALSASKQAALLADDTEANPSDNSGDSLSTSSSISLPEKGTIVRSKRLQERRAKNRRAPKSNDVDDEGYVPQKLNAKKKYRQGVDSDDALQLFLWGPETKQLLTAKEEAELISHIQHLLKLEKVKTKLESQNGCEPTIGEWAEAMGLSSPVLKSEIHRGRSSREKLITANLRLVVHIAKQYQNRGLNFQDLLQEGSMGLMKSVEKFKPQSGCRFATYAYWWIRQSIRKSIFQNSRTIRLPENVYMLLGKVSEARKTCVQEGNYRPSKEQLAGHVGVSKEKLDKLLYNTRTPLSMQQPIWADQDTTFQEITPDSGIETPTISVGKQLMRNHVRNLLNVLSPKERRIIKLRFGIDGGKQRSLSEIGEIYGLSKERVRQLESRALYRLKQNMSSHGLHAYSDLLI, from the exons ATGGAAGCTACGAGGaacttggtttcttcttcatctcctccgtTTCAGACAAAGACCCATCTCAAGAActactcttctccttcctctg TGATGCTTCATGAGCAAACAGCAACTCCTGTAGTTAACTCACGTCATCTCAATTCTTTATCTCGACATTTTCCTGCGTCGGTTCTCTCACAGGAGCCACGGGAAGAGTCTAGACCTCTCTCACATGCCTTTAGAGAAGACAGAACCTCCCAG TTGACTCTGGAGAGGAGGCAGTTTGATGAATTGGTTTCATCTCGAGACGATGAGAAATTTGAACAGCAACTGATTCAGTCTGCTGGTTTATGGAATCT GTTGATATCTCCTATGATAACAGCTGAAAAGCAATTGCCGGCAGTTGTATCTCCCTTACCTGATGCAGATCTTTGTGATGTGGTTGCACTAGCTCAGAAGGCTTTATCAGCTTCAAAACAAGCTGCATTGTTAGCTGACGACACTGAAGCAAATCCATCTGACAACTCCGGGGATTCTCTCTCCACTAG CTCCTCCATCTCCTTACCAGAAAAGGGAACCATAGTGAGGTCAAAGCGGCTGCAAGAGAGACGAGCAAAGAACAGAAGGGCTCCAAAATCAAATGATGTGGATGACGAGGGTTATGTTCCTCAGAAACTTAATGCCAAGAAAAAGTATAGACAAGGGGTTGATTCTGATGATGCGCTTCAGCTCTTCTTGTGGGGACCTGAGACTAAACAACTTCTGACTGCTAAAGAGGAAGCTGAGCTGATATCACATATACAG CATTTGTTAAAGTTGGAGAAGGTAAAGACTAAACTTGAATCTCAAAACGGCTGTGAACCAACAATTGGTGAGTGGGCTGAAGCTATGGGGCTAAGTTCCCCTGTCTTGAAATCTGAAATCCACCGTGGTAGAAGTAGCCGAGAAAAGCTGATTACAGCAAACCTACGACTGGTAGTCCATATTGCAAAACAATATCAGAATCGTGGACTCAACTTTCAGGACTTATTACAG GAAGGAAGCATGGGGCTAATGAAGAGTGTAGAGAAGTTCAAACCACAATCCGGATGCAGATTTGCTACTTACGCCTACTGGTGGATTCGACAATCCATAAGAAAGTCTATATTTCAAAACTCCAGGACAATTCGTTTGCCG GAGAACGTATACATGCTACTAGGAAAAGTATCCGAAGCCAGAAAAACATGCGTGCAGGAAGGAAACTACCGTCCAAGTAAAGAGCAACTTGCAGGCCACGTTGGGGTTTCAAAAGAGAAGCTTGATAAACTGTTGTACAATACAAGAACACCTCTTTCAATGCAACAACCAATTTGGGCTGATCAAGACACCACTTTTCAG GAAATAACACCAGACAGTGGGATTGAGACACCAACGATTAGCGTGGGAAAGCAGTTGATGAGGAACCATGTACGGAACCTCCTCAATGTACTAAGCCCCAAGGAGAGAAGGATCATTAAGCTGAGATTTGGGATTGATGGAGGGAAACAGAGATCATTGTCGGAAATAGGAGAGATTTACGGACTGTCGAAGGAGAGGGTAAGACAGCTAGAGAGCCGGGCGTTGTACAGGCTTAAACAGAACATGAGCAGTCATGGACTCCATGCTTATTCTGATTTGCTTATCTAG
- the LOC104699279 gene encoding putative white-brown complex homolog protein 30: MRVRVDVCRTQQILLFFVFWLSFISFALCLDGDDYSKTGNPKVLVSVTNLIYSRLQNLKNILKADVDRDLGYCIKNLKSDWNEAFNFDKNLDFLSNCVKRTDGDLTIRLCTAAEIKFYFNSFVRRDEATTVHVRPNINCNLAKWVSGCEPGWSCNADDDKKFDLNNGKVLPSRTRKCQPCCEGFFCPQGLACMIPCPLGAYCPLAKLNKTTGICEPYNYQIPPGKVNHTCGSADSWVDAESSGDMFCSPGSYCPTTIRKVTCSSGYYCRQGSTSQKPCFKLATCNPNTANQNIHAYGAILIASLSLVMIMVYNCSDQVLATREKRQAKSREAAARHAKETTQARERWKTAKDVAKNQKLGLSAQLSQTFSRMKSARKDAAPAKASGKSKDKKKEASNLTKMMKSMEENSGNNEGFNVGTGSKHGKKLQAPKGKQLHTQSQIFKYAYGQIEKEKAMEQNNKNLTFSGVISMATDTDMRTRPVIEVAFKDLTLTLKGKHKHILRSVTGKIMPGRVSAVMGPSGAGKTTFLSALAGKTTGCTRTGLILINGKNESINSYKKITGFVPQDDVVHGNLTVEENLRFSARCRLSAYMSKADKVLIIERVIESLGLQHVRDSLVGTVEKRGISGGQRKRVNVGVEMVMEPSLLILDEPTTGLDSASSQLLLRALRREALEGVNICMVVHQPSYTMYKMFDDMIILAKGGLTVYHGSVKKIEEYFADIGITVPDRVNPPDHYIDILEGIVKPDGDITVEQLPVRWMLHNGYPVPHDMLKLCDGLPSSSSGSAQDESSHNSFSNDLWQDVKTNVEITKDQLQHNYSNSHDNSDRVTPTVGRQYRYFVGRVGKQRLREARLQALDFLILLVAGACLGTLAKVNDETIDTLGYTYTIIAVSLLCKISALRSFSIDKIQYWRESAAGISSLAHFMAKDTMDHLNTFLKPLVYLSMFYFFNNPRSSFEDNYIVLVCLVYCVTGMAYVFAILYSPSAAQLLSVLVPVVMTLIANQDKESMVLKYLGSFCYPKWTLEAFVLSNAQR; this comes from the exons ATGAGAGTTAGGGTTGATGTTTGTCGGACACAACAAATCttattgttctttgttttttggttgaGTTTTATATCTTTTGCATTATGCCTGGATGGTGATGATTATAGCAAAACAGGGAACCCTAAAGTTCTTGTTTCCGTTACAAACCTTATATATAGTCGACTTCAGAATCTAAAGAACATCTTAAAGGCTGACGTTGACCGAGATTTAGGATATTGCATCAAAAATTT GAAGAGCGATTGGAATGAAGCATTTAACTTTGATAAAAATCTTGACTTCTTAAGCAATTGTGTCAAAAGAACTGACG GTGACCTCACAATTAGACTATGTACAGCTGCTGAGATAAAGTTCTACTTCAATAGTTTTGTTAGAAGAGATGAAGCAACAACGGTTCATGTAAGGCCTAACATCAACTGCAATTTAGCTAAATGGGTTTCCGGATGTGAGCCAGGATGGAGTTGCAATGCGGATGACGATAAAAAATTTGATCTCAACAATGGAAAAGTTCTTCCCTCTAGAACTCGTAAATGTCAACCTTGTTGTGAGGGTTTCTTTTGTCCACAAGGTCTTGCTTGCATGATAC CGTGTCCATTAGGCGCATATTGCCCGCTTGCCAAGCTTAATAAAACAACTGGAATTTGCGAACC CTATAATTACCAGATTCCTCCGGGAAAAGTCAACCATACATGTGGTTCCGCAGATAGTTGGGTTGATGCCGAGAGTAGTGGTGATATGTTTTGTTCTCCAGGTTCATATTGCCCAACAACAATTCGAAAGGTCACTTGTAGTAGTGG GTATTACTGCAGACAAGGTTCTACTTCACAAAAAC CATGTTTCAAGCTTGCAACGTGTAATCCGAATACCGCAAACCAAAATATCCATGCCTATGGAGCTATCTTAATT GCATCACTAAGTCTTGTGATGATCATGGTTTATAACTGTTCTGATCAAGTTCTTGCTACTCGAGAGAAAAGACAAGCAAAATCAAGAGAAGCTGCAGCAAGACACgcaaaagaaacaacacaagCTCGAGAAAGGTGGAAAACTGCAAAAGATGTTGCCAAGAACCAAAAGTTGGGATTGTCTGCACAACTATCTCAGACATTTTCTCGCATGAAGTCTGCTAGGAAGGATGCCGCACCAGCTAAAGCTTCTGGAAAgtcaaaagacaagaaaaaagaagcaagTAATTTAACCAAGATGATGAAATCAATGGAGGAGAACTCGGGTAACAACGAAGGGTTTAATGTAGGTACTGGTAGTAAGCATGGGAAGAAGCTACAAGCTCCAAAGGGTAAACAACTACATACTCAAAGCCAGATTTTTAAGTATGCATATGGTCAGATCGAGAAGGAGAAAGCTATGGAGCAAAACAACAAGAACTTGACATTCTCTGGAGTCATTTCGATGGCCACTGACACTGATATGCGGACTAGACCTGTTATAGAAGTTGCGTTTAAAGACTTAACTCTTACATTGAAGGGTAAACATAAGCATATATTGAGATCTGTTACGGGAAAGATCATGCCCGGTCGTGTCTCTGCCGTCATGGGTCCATCAGGAGCTGGGAAAACTACATTTCTTTCCGCCTTGGCAGGAAAAACAACTGGATGTACGAGGACTGGTCTTATCCTCATAAATGGTAAAAATGAATCCATAAACTCATACAAGAAGATCACTGGATTTGTTCCACAAGATGATGTTGTGCATGGGAATCTTACCGTCGAGGAGAACCTTCGGTTTAGCGCAAGATGCAG ATTAAGTGCTTATATGTCAAAAGCAGACAAAGTGTTGATCATTGAAAGAGTGATTGAAAGCTTAGGACTACAACATGTAAGAGACTCGTTGGTTGGTACGGTAGAGAAAAGAGGAATCTCTGGAGGACAGAGGAAACGAGTGAACGTTGGTGTTGAAATGGTCATGGAACCTTCTCTATTGATATTAGATGAACCCACTACAGGTTTAGACAGTGCATCTTCACAGTTACTTCTTAGAGCACTTCGACGTGAAGCACTTGAAGGAGTTAACATTTGTATGGTCGTGCATCAACCCAG TTATACGATGTACAAAATGTTCGATGACATGATAATACTAGCAAAAGGTGGTCTTACCGTGTACCATGGATCtgtcaaaaaaattgaagaatatTTTGCTGACATCGGGATCACCGTACCGGATCGTGTCAATCCTCCTGATCATTATATAGATATTCTTGAAGGCATAGTGAAACCAGATGGTGATATAACAGTAGAACAACTTCCTGTGAGATGGATGTTACACAATGGTTACCCTGTGCCTCATGATATGTTGAAGCTTTGTGATGGACtcccttcatcatcatctggaTCAGCTCAAGATGAATCCTCTCATAATTCTTTTAGTAATGATCTATGGCAAGATGTGAAAACTAATGTGGAGATCACGAAAGATCAGTTACAACACAATTACTCCAACTCTCATGACAATTCTGATAGAGTAACTCCTACCGTAGGTCGAcaatatagatattttgttgGAAG GGTTGGCAAACAAAGACTTAGAGAAGCAAGACTACAAGCGTTAgatttcttaatattattagtTGCAGGAGCTTGTTTAGGAACTCTTGCTAAAGTGAACGACGAGACCATTGATACACTTGGCTACACATACACGATTATAGCCGTCT CTCTTTTGTGTAAGATCTCAGCGTTGAGATCTTTCTCTATAGATAAAATACAATACTGGAGAGAAAGTGCCGCTGGAATCAGCAGTTTGGCACATTTTATGGCTAAAGACACAATGGACCACTTGAACACATTCTTGAAACCTTTAGTGTACTTGTCCATGTTCTACTTCTTCAACAACCCGAGATCTAGTTTCGAAGACAACTACATTGTTCTAGTCTGCTTGGTCTACTGCGTAACGGGCATGGCTTACGTATTTGCCATATTGTATAGTCCTAGTGCAGCCCAACTG TTGTCGGTGTTAGTACCCGTTGTAATGACTCTCATCGCGAATCAAGATAAAGAAAGCATGGTTCTTAAGTATCTCGGAAGCTTCTGCTACCCCAAATGGACTCTTGAAGCTTTTGTCCTTTCCAACGCTCAAAGGtag
- the LOC104699280 gene encoding uncharacterized protein LOC104699280 encodes MRESTMYPKSRGIKVLLVQPHDEAASQQLFRTPESISNLVRVKPVVNQTASFYQDFSALEKLGYYSDCLVNINAYCEKSIGSRDELYDAGIYDVPEGDRHIRVNLMLNLMLLTATFYSKNNPKLLMVISKNLPNDTEFARVVGALQSRGIKVLLVQPHDEAASQQLFRTPESISNLVRVKPVVNQTASFYQDFSVPTTYVDAPKTGVFWDAQDSPLPNHLDPESIFQSIKSALEGKGYFAYISIWVYADEKITFSNELLNEYRKSDIYFLPKVPGDKNLRYDRMLHDIFLWEIDTPGGHAGPSNMF; translated from the exons ATGCGGGAATCTACGATGTACCCGAAG TCAAGAGGTATAAAAGTTCTCTTGGTACAGCCTCATGATGAGGCCGCATCTCAACAGCTTTTTCGTACTCCAGAGTCAATATCTAATTTAGTTAGAGTAAAGCCGGTTGTGAACCAAACTGCAAGTTTTTACCAAGATTTCTCTG CTCTTGAGAAATTGGGTTATTATTCTGATTGTCTGGTGAATATCAATGCTTATTGTGAGAAGAGTATTGGCTCAAGGGATGAATTGTACGATGCGGGAATCTACGATGTACCCGAAG GAGATAGACATATTAGGGTTAACTTAATGTTAAATCTAATGCTTCTTACGGCAACGTTCTATTCTAAGAACAACCCAAAACTTTTGATGGTGATCTCAAAAAACCTCCCAAATGACACTGAGTTTGCCAGGGTTGTTGGTGCTTTGCAGTCAAGAGGTATAAAAGTTCTCTTGGTACAGCCTCATGATGAGGCCGCATCTCAACAGCTTTTTCGTACTCCAGAGTCAATATCTAATTTAGTTAGAGTAAAGCCGGTTGTGAACCAAACTGCAAGTTTTTACCAAGATTTCTCTG TGCCTACCACATACGTGGATGCGCCTAAGACAGGTGTATTCTGGGACGCCCAGGATTCACCACTCCCTAATCATCTTGATCCTGAATCCATCTTTCAGAGTATCAAATCAGCACTTGAGGGAAAAGGTTATTTTGCTTACATATCAATATGGGTTTATGCTGACGAGAAGATAACCTTCTCGAATGAATTACTGAATGAGTATCGCAAGTCTGACATCTACTTCCTTCCCAAAg TTCCAGGGGATAAAAATCTGAGATATGATAGGATGTTACATGACATTTTTTTATGGGAAATAGACACACCTGGGGGACATGCTGGTCCATCAAAT ATGTTTTAA
- the LOC104792484 gene encoding translin, whose amino-acid sequence MNSAFRNVHLTAASRLINPNPFSSSILHFLPLFSGDAAPRRSNPLRHRIVVSPFYSTSPSSSSSSSFHIPMEGGDDQVPPPPSSQLLEKQFESFRVQLEESAALREQIRAVVMEIESATRLIQANLLLVHQSRPIPEVIEKSKEKINDLKKFYGRLAEILRECPGQYYRYHGDWRSETQAVVSQLAFMHWLETGTLLVHTEAEENLGLNSLEFGLETEDYLTGICFMSNDLPRYVVNRVTAGDYDCPRKVMNFLTDLHAAFRMLNLRNDFLRKKFDSMKYDLRRVEEVYYDVKIRGLISGGDLPGVQGTQGQS is encoded by the exons ATGAATTCAGCGTTTCGAAACGTTCACTTGACTGCTGCGTCTCGTTTGATAAACCCTAaccccttttcttcttcgattctccattttcttcctctcttctccgGCGATGCTGCTCCTCGGCGTTCCAATCCTCTCCGTCATCGAATCGTAGTTTCCCCTTTCTACTCcacttcaccttcttcttcttcttcttcttccttccacaTTCCTATGGAGGGAGGAGATGATCAGGTgcctcctccaccttcttctcAGTTGCTTGAGAAACAGTTCGAGAGCTTCCGTGTTCAGTTGGAAGAATCTGCAGCTTTGAGGGAGCAGATTCGTGCTGTGGTTATGGAGATTGAGTCCGCTACGAGGCTAATCCAAGCTAATCTTCTTCTCGTTCATCAGTCTCGACCTATTCCTG AGGTTATCGAGAAATCTAAGGAAAAGATCAATGATTTGAAGAAGTTTTACGGCCGGCTTGCTGAGATTCTTCGGGAGTGTCCTGGACAGTACTATAG GTACCATGGAGACTGGAGAAGTGAAACTCAAGCAGTGGTCTCCCAGCTTGCTTTTATGCACTGGCTTGAAACTGGAACTCTTCTTGTGCATACGGAAGCTGAAGAAAACCTTGGGT TGAACAGTTTGGAGTTTGGATTGGAGACTGAAGATTATCTGACTG GAATCTGTTTCATGTCAAACGACTTG CCTAGGTACGTGGTTAATCGAGTGACAGCAGGAGACTACGACTGCCCGAGAAAAGTGATGAATTTCTTGACGGATCTTCATGCAGCCTTCCGTATGCTGAATCTCAGGAACGATTTCCTGCGCAAGAAATTCGACA GTATGAAATATGACCTTAGAAGAGTGGAAGAAGTTTACTATGATGTCAAGATCCGAGGATTAATATCCGGTGGAGATCTTCCTGGCGTCCAAGGAACCCAAGGCCAATCTTAA